The following coding sequences are from one Streptomyces sp. NBC_01485 window:
- the tmk gene encoding dTMP kinase: protein MTPKHTGRFVTIDGPSGVGKSTTVKALHDHLTAQGHPARRTAEPTTSALGQFIRRHADQIHGLALACLVAANRYEHIESEIQPALQTGELIISDRYLPSTLVLQRLDGVPLEFLLGINRHALLPDLAVILTAEPGLIAERIATRGVTHRFHLDPSAPGREAELYADAASQLTRQGVMVLLLDTSSATPSDVARRIADAILALPIASVTPPVHPTPQGT, encoded by the coding sequence GTGACGCCCAAGCACACAGGACGGTTCGTCACCATCGACGGTCCCAGCGGGGTGGGCAAGTCCACGACGGTGAAGGCGCTCCACGACCATCTCACCGCTCAAGGCCATCCCGCACGGCGGACGGCTGAACCGACCACCAGCGCCCTGGGTCAGTTCATCCGCAGACATGCCGACCAGATCCACGGCCTGGCGCTCGCTTGCCTGGTGGCCGCCAACCGCTACGAGCACATCGAGAGCGAGATACAACCCGCTCTGCAAACCGGCGAATTGATCATCAGTGACCGCTACCTGCCCTCGACGCTGGTCCTGCAACGGCTCGACGGTGTGCCCTTGGAATTCCTGCTCGGCATCAACCGTCACGCACTGCTGCCGGACCTCGCCGTGATCCTCACAGCGGAACCGGGACTCATCGCCGAACGCATCGCAACGCGCGGAGTCACCCACCGCTTCCACCTCGACCCCTCGGCACCCGGCCGGGAAGCCGAGCTCTACGCCGATGCCGCATCCCAGTTGACGAGGCAGGGGGTGATGGTGCTGCTTCTCGACACCAGCAGTGCCACCCCATCGGACGTAGCGCGCCGTATCGCCGACGCCATCCTGGCGCTGCCGATAGCGTCGGTCACCCCACCCGTCCATCCGACCCCCCAAGGAACATGA
- a CDS encoding ATP-binding protein, which translates to MTSFSTTVQAAAVGRPAYSQTFPCEPSTAEIGRKLVRDVLGVWHLDTLADHATLIVTELIANAARHTRCREIRLIVARPSPTRVRVGVVDREAARLPALGQADEDDESGRGLFLIDAVADRWGYDLRGSGRRPWGKEVWAELRIGGDE; encoded by the coding sequence ATGACGAGTTTCAGTACGACAGTTCAGGCCGCCGCTGTCGGCCGTCCCGCCTATAGCCAGACGTTCCCGTGCGAGCCGTCCACGGCCGAGATAGGCCGCAAGCTCGTCCGGGACGTTCTCGGCGTCTGGCACCTCGACACCCTCGCCGACCACGCCACGCTGATCGTCACAGAGCTCATCGCGAACGCCGCAAGGCACACCCGGTGCCGCGAGATCCGCCTGATCGTCGCGCGGCCGAGCCCGACACGGGTACGCGTCGGCGTCGTGGACCGGGAAGCCGCGCGTCTGCCGGCTCTCGGCCAGGCCGACGAGGATGACGAGTCGGGCCGTGGCCTGTTCCTGATCGACGCTGTCGCCGACCGCTGGGGCTACGACCTGCGTGGCTCGGGCCGACGCCCGTGGGGCAAGGAAGTCTGGGCCGAACTCCGCATCGGGGGTGACGAGTGA
- a CDS encoding XRE family transcriptional regulator — translation MDTTRNAVLQAWMAEHGYSSNSLADAVNSSLERLTGRPGGLDGSSVRDWKAGRVKWPKSATRKALEDVSGLPAIALGFVPRGRAPFTPVPPQQEDPDMKRRTLVGGIAAAAAAAAAAPGTVSPRRIGMSDVNRLNKRFAEIIASDHRHGGQLGIEQRAAALADEALNLQNAGNATQRVRSSLYASAAAFRSSAMWAAIDGRRYDDAKAHMREAQALAEMSGDQAIKFRIWSHAGTMYRHMGRPADAFAANDVARNLHLTRRDPLFASLGLARQGAIHGAAQDRADTRRAFGQAQDAMLRADPADYRPVWMLAFYDQAELDSLALSAYSALGDYPTAEYHAHRCLYALRPHMVRSRAITTTRLAHAQLVQGAPDAATATAMKVPADAATQHARVTRMLQEFGAALRATAPGSTTVQTWTEHAASWRMAA, via the coding sequence ATGGACACCACGCGCAACGCCGTCCTTCAGGCGTGGATGGCCGAACACGGCTACAGCTCCAACAGCCTTGCTGATGCCGTGAACAGTTCCTTAGAGCGGCTGACCGGGCGACCTGGCGGCCTCGACGGCTCATCGGTCCGGGACTGGAAAGCGGGCCGGGTCAAGTGGCCCAAATCGGCTACCCGCAAGGCACTTGAGGACGTCAGCGGTCTGCCCGCCATCGCTCTAGGGTTCGTGCCACGGGGCCGGGCTCCGTTCACCCCAGTCCCACCGCAGCAGGAGGACCCCGACATGAAGCGCCGTACCCTCGTCGGCGGCATCGCGGCGGCTGCCGCCGCAGCCGCCGCCGCGCCGGGCACCGTATCGCCGCGCCGTATCGGCATGAGTGACGTCAACCGCCTCAACAAGCGCTTCGCCGAGATCATCGCCAGCGACCACCGCCATGGCGGACAGCTCGGCATCGAGCAGCGGGCCGCCGCGCTCGCCGACGAGGCACTGAACCTCCAGAACGCCGGCAATGCCACCCAGCGGGTACGCAGCAGCCTCTACGCCTCCGCAGCGGCGTTCCGCTCCTCGGCGATGTGGGCCGCCATCGACGGCCGCCGCTATGACGATGCCAAGGCGCACATGCGTGAGGCCCAGGCCCTCGCGGAGATGTCGGGCGATCAGGCGATCAAGTTCCGCATCTGGAGCCACGCGGGCACCATGTACCGGCACATGGGCCGCCCCGCCGATGCATTCGCCGCCAACGACGTCGCCCGCAACCTGCACCTCACCCGCCGCGACCCCCTGTTCGCGTCCCTCGGCCTCGCCCGGCAGGGGGCGATCCACGGCGCGGCCCAGGACCGCGCCGACACCCGCCGGGCGTTCGGGCAGGCCCAGGACGCCATGCTGCGCGCCGACCCCGCCGACTACCGGCCGGTGTGGATGCTCGCCTTCTACGACCAGGCCGAGCTGGACTCGCTGGCGCTGTCGGCGTACTCGGCGCTCGGTGACTACCCGACCGCCGAGTACCACGCCCACCGCTGCCTGTACGCCCTGCGCCCCCACATGGTCCGATCCAGGGCCATCACCACGACCCGGCTCGCCCACGCCCAGCTCGTACAGGGCGCCCCTGACGCCGCCACAGCCACCGCGATGAAGGTCCCCGCCGACGCCGCCACCCAGCACGCCCGGGTCACGCGCATGCTCCAAGAGTTCGGGGCCGCACTGCGCGCCACCGCGCCAGGCAGCACCACCGTCCAG